Sequence from the Kineosporia succinea genome:
CGGAGGTGGTCTTGGCCAGGGCGGTGAAGTCCTCGGTGGAGCCGTCGTCGAGGGTCAGGCGCACGGTGACCTCGTCGCCCGCCTCGATGGCCTTCGCCATGTCCATGACCATGAGGTGGTCGCCGCCGGGAGCGAGTTCGTGCTTCGCGCCGGCCTTGATCACGAACCCGCCCTCCTTCTCCTGCATGATCATCTCGTTGTCCTTCATGACCATCTCGTGCAGCTGGGTCATGCCGGAGGCGGAGGTCTTGGCCGACTGCACGGTGATGTCGGTCGTGCCGGTGTTCTCGAGCACGCCGAAGACCGCGGTCATGCCGGCCTTCGCGTCGGCCGTCTTCACCCACGGGTCGGTGACGGTGAGCGCGTCGGCCCCGGTGCCGGTGACCTCGCCACCGACCACCTTCACGTCGTCGCTCGCGGAGGGGGTGCCCGAGCCGCTCGAGCAGGCGGTGAGAGCGGTGGTGGCGGCGAGCACGGTGGCGGCGAGCAGGAGCTTGTTCTTGCGCATGGCGATGGGAGACCTCTCGAAAGTCTGTGTGGATGAGCCGTCTTTCGCGGTCGCCGATGAGGGACGCGTCGGACGGCGTCTCGGGCGCGAGTCGAGTTGCGCCCGTGGTCGGCTCTGAGCCCAGAGGTGGGCGGGCCCCGGGAACGGGGTGACGGATCAGTGAGTGATCAGGCGAAAGTCGCTGCGGAGCGAGGCGGTCCGCGGCGCCCGACGGCACCGGTGAGAGGTTCGGGCCTGACCGGCGGCACGCTTCGGGAGGTGGCGCGGCGCCGGCGGGCGACGATCGGAACCGGTCGCGACAGAGCGGGAAGCGTGGGCAGGATCCACGAGAGCATCCGCCAGAGGGCCCACTCGCCGTGGCTCAGCAGCAGGCCGAGCAGGGCGGCGGCGCTCAGGTGGGTGAGCGTCATGAGGGGTGAGTCGCTGCTCATGGCCGCCATCGACTCGTCGTGGCAGACCAGGGCCCCGGTGGGAGCACCCGGATGGCCCAGGTGCGAGGACATCTGGACGCAACCCGCGGCGGGGCCGAACAGGCCGAAGAGCTCGTGCAGGCCGGCCTGCACGGCCACCATGGTGATGCCGACGGTGGTGCCGGAGCGCAGGCGCCCGGCGGCGACGGCGGCCATCGGGGCGAGCAGCAGGGCCAGGGCGATCAGGAGCACCGGCGTGGGGGGAGTGCCACCGGCGAACACGTGGGCGACGGCGGAGAGCGAAACGGCGCAGGCCGAGAACACCCCCGCGCGCACGACGCGGAGTTTGCCCTGGACGAGCTGTCGCTCGGCAGCCCGCGCACTCACACCGTCAGGATAGCCAACGTCTTTCGGCGGGTTGCCTCAGACCGCCGGTCTCGGGAGTTCGGCGTGCCCCGGGAGCCCGGCGAGGATGTCGGTGGCGGCGTGCGGCCGGGTGACGCCGTCGACGATGATCACCGAGCCGGCGCTGTTGCGGGTGCGCAGCGGCAGGATTGCCCGGTAGCCGGGAGAGTCGTACCAGTCGCGGGCGGTGCCGAGGTCGGGGAACGAGATCACCACCACGTCGCCGGGCCAGGTCTCTTCCAGCTCGTGCACCCGGGCGCCGTGCACCAGGAACTCCCCGCCGTAGGGCTCCAGCGTGGCGTCGATGCGGTGCACGTACTCCGAGACCTCCTCGTTCATGTCGACGTGGGTGAAGTGGGCGATGGCGTATGCGGTCATGCCGACGACGCTAGGACGCGTGGGTGCGGGTGGCGATGACCTGACGGGTCATGCGGGACCCGGGAAAAGCAGGGAAGCCTTACCTCTCTTTGTTCACCGGAGCTTGCGGTAATGACACGCCGGTGCACATTTTTTTGGGTGCGTCTCCTGTCGGCAATGCCCGTTATTTATTTCGCCAGCCTCATCTTCGCTAATTAATTCAGAGCCTCTGACCTGCGGGCATGTGCTTTGTATGGCGCTTAGCCAAGCATTGCCTAACTCGAGTGAGGTTAGCGTTGCCTGTCAATTCCTGAATTGCGGTGCCGAGATATTTCTGGTGCTCTTCGGTCAAGCACTTCACCTGCCAGTGTTCGACGGAAGAGGTTCGCCATGACCACCATGCCTGCTGTGAGCGAGTGCTCGGTCGACGGCTGCGGCTACAACCACGACGGCTGTCACGCCTTCGCCATCACGGTGTCGGGCACCAATGGCAGCGCCGACTGCGGCACG
This genomic interval carries:
- a CDS encoding copper chaperone PCu(A)C yields the protein MRKNKLLLAATVLAATTALTACSSGSGTPSASDDVKVVGGEVTGTGADALTVTDPWVKTADAKAGMTAVFGVLENTGTTDITVQSAKTSASGMTQLHEMVMKDNEMIMQEKEGGFVIKAGAKHELAPGGDHLMVMDMAKAIEAGDEVTVRLTLDDGSTEDFTALAKTTSAGEEKYEDSDMTTEGTE
- a CDS encoding DUF1330 domain-containing protein — encoded protein: MTAYAIAHFTHVDMNEEVSEYVHRIDATLEPYGGEFLVHGARVHELEETWPGDVVVISFPDLGTARDWYDSPGYRAILPLRTRNSAGSVIIVDGVTRPHAATDILAGLPGHAELPRPAV